The following are from one region of the Juglans regia cultivar Chandler chromosome 10, Walnut 2.0, whole genome shotgun sequence genome:
- the LOC109008834 gene encoding transcription factor MYB35-like translates to MGRPPCCDKSNVKRGLWTPEEDAKILAYVSNNGIGNWTLVPQKAGLNRCGKSCRLRWTNYLRPDLKHDGFTPQEEDLIINLHKAIGSRWSHIAKQLPGRTDNDVKNYWNTKLRKKLFKLGIDPVTHKPFSQILSDCRDISGFQNSQNQIGSLNKNMKYYASVPTPEPSSVLTVFPNTDMIRNKPVMEQVQDSSSNVNIHSWHCLSQFQVLDPEIIQPHFFNEAISSCSSTSSSNVTQLGSPQSYSCQPSHAQITPSSSFNWSEFLSEPLPYLGFQQQQDRHLKGILSPTNCPSTLEQTPQLNLATGNYSGLNRIGHEGGFGTFDFGSTSVGQANNRSEASSSVSSFVDAILEQDSELRAEFPDILDGSFDY, encoded by the exons aTGGGAAGACCACCTTGTTGTGACAAATCCAACGTCAAGAGGGGCCTTTGGACTCCCGAGGAGGATGCAAAAATACTTGCATACGTTTCCAACAATGGGATTGGGAATTGGACCTTGGTTCCCCAGAAAGCAG GACTCAATAGATGTGGGAAGAGCTGCAGGCTTAGGTGGACTAATTACCTCAGACCTGACCTCAAGCATGACGGCTTCACCCCTCAAGAAGAAGACCTCATAATAAACCTTCACAAAGCTATTGGAAGCAG GTGGTCTCATATTGCAAAACAGCTACCTGGAAGAACAGATAATGATGTCAAAAACTACTGGAACACCAAGCTGAGGAAGAAGCTTTTCAAGTTGGGAATTGATCCAGTTACCCATAAGCCATTTTCTCAGATCCTCTCTGATTGTCGAGACATTAGCGGCTTCCAAAACAGCCAAAACCAAATTGGATCTCTCAATAAGAACATGAAGTACTACGCATCAGTGCCCACACCAGAACCCTCTTCAGTCCTCACAGTATTTCCAAATACCGATATGATCAGGAATAAGCCTGTGATGGAGCAAGTCCAAGATAGCTCCTCTAATGTAAACATCCACTCATGGCACTGTTTGTCTCAGTTTCAAGTCCTTGACCCAGAAATCATCCAGCCACATTTCTTTAATGAAGCCATCTCTTCTTGTTCATCAACATCTTCTTCTAATGTCACACAGTTAGGCTCGCCACAATCGTATTCTTGCCAACCATCTCACGCACAAATCACACCATCTTCTTCCTTCAATTGGAGTGAATTCCTCAGTGAACCTCTTCCCTATCTTGGCTTTCAGCAACAGCAAGATCGCCACCTCAAGGGAATCTTGTCGCCAACCAATTGCCCTTCAACTCTAGAGCAAACACCCCAGTTAAACCTTGCCACAGGAAATTATAGTGGCCTAAATCGAATTGGACATGAGGGTGGTTTTGGGACATTTGATTTTGGATCCACAAGTGTAGGTCAAGCAAACAACAGGTCAGAAGCTTCATCATCTGTGAGTTCATTTGTGGACGCTATTCTGGAACAGGACAGTGAGCTGCGGGCAGAATTTCCAGATATTTTAGATGGATCTTTTGATTACTAG
- the LOC109008937 gene encoding CLAVATA3/ESR (CLE)-related protein 25-like, which yields MVCGRRVFRALFGALVFVGVIWLSTVGIIANRANKTSTITARSTEIFRYWKLIGREKHTAHRYSDLNYVSRRRVPHGPDPIHNRRAGKTRRPPGSA from the exons ATGGTGTGTGGCCGTAGGGTTTTCAGGGCTCTGTTTGGAGCTCTTGTATTCGTGGGCGTCATTTGGCTTTCGACGGTTGGAATCATAGCAAACCGTGCAAATAAAACATCGACTATAACGGCAAGGTCAACTGAAATCTTCAGGTATTGGAAGCTGATTGGGAGAGAGAAGCATACTGCTCATCGGTACTCCGATCTTAATTACGTGAGCAGGAGAAGAGTGCCCCATGGACCTGATCCCATTCACAACAG GAGAGCAGGGAAGACTAGACGGCCGCCTGGTAGTGCCTAA
- the LOC109008936 gene encoding inactive LRR receptor-like serine/threonine-protein kinase BIR2, with protein MRGQTDGKKFLVIFNFVIVPIALFLAFSASSAEVVLHDDFKCLQGLKNSLRDPLQKLSSWSFSNTSPGFICKFVGVSCWNDRENRVLSLELRDMKLSGTVPESLKYCRSLQNLDLSANDLHGTIPKETCTWLSFLVTLDLSNNGLSGSIPPELANCTYLNSLMMSDNKLSGTIPYELSSLGRLNKFSVANNDLTGRVPSPFGRFDKAGFTGNDGLCGGPLGKCGGLSKKNLAIIIAAGVFGSAGSLLLGFGAWWWYHLRLSRRRKRGYAFGRDDDWAERLRAHRLVQVTLFQKPLVKVKLADLMAATNNFCPENIIISTRTGTTYKAVLPDGSALAIKRLSTCKLPEKQFRLEMNRLGQLRHPNLAPLLGFCVVAEEKLLVYKHMCNGTLSSLLHGSGGDALDWPSRFRIGLGAARGLAWLHHGCRPPIMHQNVCSNVILIDEDFDARIMDFGLARLMTSSDSNESSFVNGDLGELGYVAPEYPSTLVASLKGDAYGFGVVLLELVTGQKPLEVNSVEEGFKGNLVNWMNHLSSSGRTKDAIDKALCGKGHEEEILQFIKIACNCVVSRPKDRWSMYQVYQSLKNMSKDHGFSQQDNEFQLIPGRPDNDSV; from the coding sequence ATGAGAGGACAGACCGATGGCAAAAAGTTTCTGGTTATATTTAACTTTGTTATCGTGCCGATCGCGTTGTTTCTCGCGTTTTCTGCTTCTTCGGCGGAGGTGGTACTGCATGACGACTTCAAGTGCCTCCAAGGTTTGAAGAACTCACTGCGCGATCCATTGCAGAAGCTCAGCTCGTGGAGCTTCTCCAACACGTCCCCAGGCTTCATATGCAAGTTCGTTGGGGTCTCATGCTGGAACGACCGCGAGAATCGCGTACTCAGCCTCGAACTCCGAGACATGAAGTTGTCGGGCACGGTTCCCGAGTCCTTGAAGTACTGCCGGAGCCTGCAGAATCTGGATCTCTCGGCCAACGACCTGCACGGTACGATACCTAAAGAAACATGTACTTGGTTGTCCTTTTTAGTAACCTTGGATCTATCTAATAACGGTCTTTCCGGTTCTATTCCACCCGAGCTTGCAAATTGTACGTATCTGAATAGTCTGATGATGTCGGATAACAAGCTCTCAGGCACCATACCTTACGAACTCTCTAGTTTGGGTAGGCTGAATAAGTTTTCCGTGGCGAATAATGATCTTACGGGTAGGGTGCCGTCGCCTTTCGGTCGGTTTGACAAGGCCGGTTTTACTGGGAATGATGGGCTTTGTGGGGGACCTTTAGGGAAGTGTGGGGGGTTGAGCAAGAAGAATTTGGCGATCATCATTGCTGCCGGGGTGTTTGGTTCGGCGGGGTCGTTGTTGCTGGGTTTTGGGGCGTGGTGGTGGTACCATTTGAGGTTGAgtaggaggaggaagagagggtaTGCGTTTGGCAGAGATGATGATTGGGCTGAGAGGTTGAGGGCACACAGGCTTGTTCAAGTTACGTTGTTTCAGAAACCGCTTGTCAAGGTTAAGTTGGCGGATTTAATGGCAGCCACCAACAATTTCTGCCCCGAAAATATAATCATTTCGACTAGAACTGGGACTACTTACAAGGCTGTGCTGCCGGATGGATCGGCGCTTGCAATCAAGCGTTTGAGTACTTGTAAGCTTCCGGAGAAGCAGTTTCGTTTGGAGATGAACCGATTAGGACAGCTTAGGCACCCTAATCTGGCACCCCTTTTGGGGTTTTGTGTGGTAGCGGAAGAGAAGCTTTTGGTCTATAAGCATATGTGTAATGGGACTCTGTCTTCTTTGTTGCATGGAAGTGGTGGTGATGCATTGGACTGGCCAAGTAGATTTAGGATTGGTTTGGGTGCGGCACGGGGTCTGGCCTGGCTGCACCATGGGTGCCGCCCTCCAATTATGCATCAGAATGTATGCTCCAATGTGATCCTTATTGACGAGGACTTTGATGCCAGGATAATGGATTTTGGGTTGGCAAGGCTGATGACTTCTTCTGATTCTAATGAGAGTAGTTTTGTCAATGGGGACTTGGGAGAACTTGGTTATGTGGCTCCAGAATACCCAAGCACATTGGTTGCTTCGCTGAAAGGGGATGCTTATGGATTTGGGGTGGTGCTTCTTGAATTGGTAACTGGACAAAAGCCTCTTGAAGTCAACAGTGTTGAGGAAGGATTTAAGGGCAACTTGGTGAATTGGATGAATCACCTCTCCAGTTCTGGTCGAACGAAAGATGCCATCGATAAGGCTCTGTGCGGAAAAGGGCATGAAGAAGAAATCTTGCAGTTCATTAAAATTGCATGTAATTGCGTGGTTTCTCGGCCCAAGGACAGGTGGTCAATGTACCAGGTTTATCAATCATTGAAGAATATGTCCAAAGACCATGGCTTCTCCCAACAAGACAATGAATTTCAACTGATACCTGGTAGGCCAGATAATGATTCAGTATAA
- the LOC109008935 gene encoding uncharacterized protein LOC109008935 isoform X1 has translation MEDDAQKMLSLKKAYAKIILNTAKEAATRVMASERKALRFQQDLRATKDEALRMLVRLKQTFDSKECSKDAIVPGPFPAFQTTEAEMASLIQQGRIEELEAQLNEAEDVIAGLRTDLKQVWGALEKVKSNQARPLNGQIKKEDPPSHESAASEPISPNLLNSGFETVTISDMKNAPLNERVSVEECCNTTKETEQVGISLLDNYYANNSDFASILMKIEEPELYRKGFTQRVCAFERDFLDGEVPPSRDEIDRHSLKKNELISKVSENDEVKCLEPSTMTSDTEMVNSSIGEEVNNRIKISTSQRRKIRFGKAKTTSQMSGPSPVQVMKLCQPSSFLSFCNAYSVNRNVKSAESTCTLLSINTEKGEVHQGKEKEEMKKSRDAAASVRSPSDQLNKHCQPSYVLSHCRTSSYSTNGNVKSSEEGLKINETESKIKPLTRLVPGLTLITRDVDPRLGSANITVNIKASNESGVVKNVGQKDMELGDESALVEHEGSAAEKLMNPSSELNLGMVNKPLINANLKDAQASEENNGSPSQAACNRLLRYTFQRKRKKELLSKPEEDISLENSTAKRRLGENQRDTQKLQNSNLINDSSRDSRRLAQVARQLISLSGKRWR, from the exons ATGGAAGACGATGCCCAA AAAATGCTCTCGCTGAAGAAGGCGTACGCGAAGATAATCCTGAACACGGCAAAGGAGGCCGCAACGCGTGTAATGGCTTCGGAGCGGAAAGCTCTCCGCTTTCAACAGGATTTGCGTGCCACCAAGGACGAGGCGCTCCGAATGCTCGTCCGCTTGAAGCAAACGTTCGACTCCAAG GAATGCAGCAAGGATGCTATTGTACCTGGTCCCTTCCCTGCTTTTCAG ACAACTGAAGCGGAAATGGCATCCTTAATCCAGCAGGGAAGGATAGAAGAGCTTGAAGCACAGCTCAATGAGGCTGAGGATGTGATAGCAGGTCTTAGGACAGATTTGAAACAGGTATGGGGTGCACTGGAGAAGGTGAAAAGTAACCAAGCGCGACCTTTAAATGGACAAATTAAAAAGGAAGATCCACCTTCTCATGAAAGTGCAGCATCTGAGCCCATCAGCCCCAATCTTTTAAACTCAGGATTTGAAACCGTGACAATTTCTGACATGAAGAATGCACCATTGAATGAGAGAGTTTCAGTTGAGGAGTGCTGTAATACAACAAAAGAAACCGAACAAGTGGGCATTTCTCTGTTGGATAATTATTATGCCAATAACTCTGATTTTGCCTCCATACTCATGAAAATTGAGGAACCTGAGCTATATAGAAAAGGATTTACACAGAGAGTTTGTGCATTTGAAAGAGACTTCCTGGATGGAGAAGTGCCTCCTTCTAGAGATGAAATTGATCGACATTCTCTAAAAAAGAATGAGTTGATCTCTAAAGTGAGTGAGAATGATGAAGTAAAATGTCTTGAACCCTCTACTATGACAAGCGACACAGAAATGGTGAATTCCTCAATTGGTGAAGAAGTAAATAACCGAATTAAGATCAGCACATCACAAAGAAGAAAGATACGATTTGGGAAAGCCAAAACTACTTCACAGATGTCTGGTCCCAGTCCTGTTCAGGTCATGAAACTTTGTCaaccatcttcttttctttcattttgtaaCGCGTATTCAGTCAACAGGAATGTTAAATCTGCTGAGAGCACCTGTACTCTTCTGTCTATCAACAcagaaaaaggggaagttcaccaagggaaagaaaaagaggagatgAAAAAAAGTAGGGATGCCGCTGCCTCAGTCAGGTCTCCTTCTGATCAGCTTAACAAACATTGTCAGCCATCTTATGTTCTCTCCCATTGCAGAACATCTTCATATTCAACGAATGGAAATGTCAAATCTAGCGAAGAGGggttgaaaataaatgaaactgaATCCAAGATAAAGCCATTGACCCGTTTGGTTCCAGGATTGACGTTAATCACACGTGATGTAGATCCTAGATTGGGCTCTGCTAATATTACTGTGAATATTAAGGCAAGTAATGAATCCGGAGTTGTCAAGAACGTAGGGCAGAAGGACATGGAGTTGGGAGATGAGTCTGCCTTGGTAGAACATGAAGGTAGTGCTGCAGAGAAATTGATGAACCCAAGCTCAGAGTTGAACCTTGGGATGGTCAACAAACCACTGATAAACGCTAATTTGAAAGATGCTCAAGCATCTGAAGAAAACAATGGTTCTCCTAGTCAAGCAGCCTGCAACAGGCTTCTCAGGTACACCTTTCAGAGGAAACGAAAGAAGGAATTATTGAGCAAACCTGAGGAAGATATTTCTCTTGAAAACAGCACCGCTAAGAGGAGGTTGGGAGAGAACCAAAGAGATACACAAAAACTACAAAACTCTAACTTAATCAATGACTCATCTAGAGATAGTCGTCGACTAGCTCAGGTTGCTCGTCAG CTAATTTCTTTGTCCGGAAAAAGATGGCGGTAG
- the LOC109008935 gene encoding uncharacterized protein LOC109008935 isoform X3, whose protein sequence is MEDDAQKMLSLKKAYAKIILNTAKEAATRVMASERKALRFQQDLRATKDEALRMLVRLKQTFDSKTTEAEMASLIQQGRIEELEAQLNEAEDVIAGLRTDLKQVWGALEKVKSNQARPLNGQIKKEDPPSHESAASEPISPNLLNSGFETVTISDMKNAPLNERVSVEECCNTTKETEQVGISLLDNYYANNSDFASILMKIEEPELYRKGFTQRVCAFERDFLDGEVPPSRDEIDRHSLKKNELISKVSENDEVKCLEPSTMTSDTEMVNSSIGEEVNNRIKISTSQRRKIRFGKAKTTSQMSGPSPVQVMKLCQPSSFLSFCNAYSVNRNVKSAESTCTLLSINTEKGEVHQGKEKEEMKKSRDAAASVRSPSDQLNKHCQPSYVLSHCRTSSYSTNGNVKSSEEGLKINETESKIKPLTRLVPGLTLITRDVDPRLGSANITVNIKASNESGVVKNVGQKDMELGDESALVEHEGSAAEKLMNPSSELNLGMVNKPLINANLKDAQASEENNGSPSQAACNRLLRYTFQRKRKKELLSKPEEDISLENSTAKRRLGENQRDTQKLQNSNLINDSSRDSRRLAQVARQLISLSGKRWR, encoded by the exons ATGGAAGACGATGCCCAA AAAATGCTCTCGCTGAAGAAGGCGTACGCGAAGATAATCCTGAACACGGCAAAGGAGGCCGCAACGCGTGTAATGGCTTCGGAGCGGAAAGCTCTCCGCTTTCAACAGGATTTGCGTGCCACCAAGGACGAGGCGCTCCGAATGCTCGTCCGCTTGAAGCAAACGTTCGACTCCAAG ACAACTGAAGCGGAAATGGCATCCTTAATCCAGCAGGGAAGGATAGAAGAGCTTGAAGCACAGCTCAATGAGGCTGAGGATGTGATAGCAGGTCTTAGGACAGATTTGAAACAGGTATGGGGTGCACTGGAGAAGGTGAAAAGTAACCAAGCGCGACCTTTAAATGGACAAATTAAAAAGGAAGATCCACCTTCTCATGAAAGTGCAGCATCTGAGCCCATCAGCCCCAATCTTTTAAACTCAGGATTTGAAACCGTGACAATTTCTGACATGAAGAATGCACCATTGAATGAGAGAGTTTCAGTTGAGGAGTGCTGTAATACAACAAAAGAAACCGAACAAGTGGGCATTTCTCTGTTGGATAATTATTATGCCAATAACTCTGATTTTGCCTCCATACTCATGAAAATTGAGGAACCTGAGCTATATAGAAAAGGATTTACACAGAGAGTTTGTGCATTTGAAAGAGACTTCCTGGATGGAGAAGTGCCTCCTTCTAGAGATGAAATTGATCGACATTCTCTAAAAAAGAATGAGTTGATCTCTAAAGTGAGTGAGAATGATGAAGTAAAATGTCTTGAACCCTCTACTATGACAAGCGACACAGAAATGGTGAATTCCTCAATTGGTGAAGAAGTAAATAACCGAATTAAGATCAGCACATCACAAAGAAGAAAGATACGATTTGGGAAAGCCAAAACTACTTCACAGATGTCTGGTCCCAGTCCTGTTCAGGTCATGAAACTTTGTCaaccatcttcttttctttcattttgtaaCGCGTATTCAGTCAACAGGAATGTTAAATCTGCTGAGAGCACCTGTACTCTTCTGTCTATCAACAcagaaaaaggggaagttcaccaagggaaagaaaaagaggagatgAAAAAAAGTAGGGATGCCGCTGCCTCAGTCAGGTCTCCTTCTGATCAGCTTAACAAACATTGTCAGCCATCTTATGTTCTCTCCCATTGCAGAACATCTTCATATTCAACGAATGGAAATGTCAAATCTAGCGAAGAGGggttgaaaataaatgaaactgaATCCAAGATAAAGCCATTGACCCGTTTGGTTCCAGGATTGACGTTAATCACACGTGATGTAGATCCTAGATTGGGCTCTGCTAATATTACTGTGAATATTAAGGCAAGTAATGAATCCGGAGTTGTCAAGAACGTAGGGCAGAAGGACATGGAGTTGGGAGATGAGTCTGCCTTGGTAGAACATGAAGGTAGTGCTGCAGAGAAATTGATGAACCCAAGCTCAGAGTTGAACCTTGGGATGGTCAACAAACCACTGATAAACGCTAATTTGAAAGATGCTCAAGCATCTGAAGAAAACAATGGTTCTCCTAGTCAAGCAGCCTGCAACAGGCTTCTCAGGTACACCTTTCAGAGGAAACGAAAGAAGGAATTATTGAGCAAACCTGAGGAAGATATTTCTCTTGAAAACAGCACCGCTAAGAGGAGGTTGGGAGAGAACCAAAGAGATACACAAAAACTACAAAACTCTAACTTAATCAATGACTCATCTAGAGATAGTCGTCGACTAGCTCAGGTTGCTCGTCAG CTAATTTCTTTGTCCGGAAAAAGATGGCGGTAG
- the LOC109008935 gene encoding uncharacterized protein LOC109008935 isoform X2, which yields MLSLKKAYAKIILNTAKEAATRVMASERKALRFQQDLRATKDEALRMLVRLKQTFDSKECSKDAIVPGPFPAFQTTEAEMASLIQQGRIEELEAQLNEAEDVIAGLRTDLKQVWGALEKVKSNQARPLNGQIKKEDPPSHESAASEPISPNLLNSGFETVTISDMKNAPLNERVSVEECCNTTKETEQVGISLLDNYYANNSDFASILMKIEEPELYRKGFTQRVCAFERDFLDGEVPPSRDEIDRHSLKKNELISKVSENDEVKCLEPSTMTSDTEMVNSSIGEEVNNRIKISTSQRRKIRFGKAKTTSQMSGPSPVQVMKLCQPSSFLSFCNAYSVNRNVKSAESTCTLLSINTEKGEVHQGKEKEEMKKSRDAAASVRSPSDQLNKHCQPSYVLSHCRTSSYSTNGNVKSSEEGLKINETESKIKPLTRLVPGLTLITRDVDPRLGSANITVNIKASNESGVVKNVGQKDMELGDESALVEHEGSAAEKLMNPSSELNLGMVNKPLINANLKDAQASEENNGSPSQAACNRLLRYTFQRKRKKELLSKPEEDISLENSTAKRRLGENQRDTQKLQNSNLINDSSRDSRRLAQVARQLISLSGKRWR from the exons ATGCTCTCGCTGAAGAAGGCGTACGCGAAGATAATCCTGAACACGGCAAAGGAGGCCGCAACGCGTGTAATGGCTTCGGAGCGGAAAGCTCTCCGCTTTCAACAGGATTTGCGTGCCACCAAGGACGAGGCGCTCCGAATGCTCGTCCGCTTGAAGCAAACGTTCGACTCCAAG GAATGCAGCAAGGATGCTATTGTACCTGGTCCCTTCCCTGCTTTTCAG ACAACTGAAGCGGAAATGGCATCCTTAATCCAGCAGGGAAGGATAGAAGAGCTTGAAGCACAGCTCAATGAGGCTGAGGATGTGATAGCAGGTCTTAGGACAGATTTGAAACAGGTATGGGGTGCACTGGAGAAGGTGAAAAGTAACCAAGCGCGACCTTTAAATGGACAAATTAAAAAGGAAGATCCACCTTCTCATGAAAGTGCAGCATCTGAGCCCATCAGCCCCAATCTTTTAAACTCAGGATTTGAAACCGTGACAATTTCTGACATGAAGAATGCACCATTGAATGAGAGAGTTTCAGTTGAGGAGTGCTGTAATACAACAAAAGAAACCGAACAAGTGGGCATTTCTCTGTTGGATAATTATTATGCCAATAACTCTGATTTTGCCTCCATACTCATGAAAATTGAGGAACCTGAGCTATATAGAAAAGGATTTACACAGAGAGTTTGTGCATTTGAAAGAGACTTCCTGGATGGAGAAGTGCCTCCTTCTAGAGATGAAATTGATCGACATTCTCTAAAAAAGAATGAGTTGATCTCTAAAGTGAGTGAGAATGATGAAGTAAAATGTCTTGAACCCTCTACTATGACAAGCGACACAGAAATGGTGAATTCCTCAATTGGTGAAGAAGTAAATAACCGAATTAAGATCAGCACATCACAAAGAAGAAAGATACGATTTGGGAAAGCCAAAACTACTTCACAGATGTCTGGTCCCAGTCCTGTTCAGGTCATGAAACTTTGTCaaccatcttcttttctttcattttgtaaCGCGTATTCAGTCAACAGGAATGTTAAATCTGCTGAGAGCACCTGTACTCTTCTGTCTATCAACAcagaaaaaggggaagttcaccaagggaaagaaaaagaggagatgAAAAAAAGTAGGGATGCCGCTGCCTCAGTCAGGTCTCCTTCTGATCAGCTTAACAAACATTGTCAGCCATCTTATGTTCTCTCCCATTGCAGAACATCTTCATATTCAACGAATGGAAATGTCAAATCTAGCGAAGAGGggttgaaaataaatgaaactgaATCCAAGATAAAGCCATTGACCCGTTTGGTTCCAGGATTGACGTTAATCACACGTGATGTAGATCCTAGATTGGGCTCTGCTAATATTACTGTGAATATTAAGGCAAGTAATGAATCCGGAGTTGTCAAGAACGTAGGGCAGAAGGACATGGAGTTGGGAGATGAGTCTGCCTTGGTAGAACATGAAGGTAGTGCTGCAGAGAAATTGATGAACCCAAGCTCAGAGTTGAACCTTGGGATGGTCAACAAACCACTGATAAACGCTAATTTGAAAGATGCTCAAGCATCTGAAGAAAACAATGGTTCTCCTAGTCAAGCAGCCTGCAACAGGCTTCTCAGGTACACCTTTCAGAGGAAACGAAAGAAGGAATTATTGAGCAAACCTGAGGAAGATATTTCTCTTGAAAACAGCACCGCTAAGAGGAGGTTGGGAGAGAACCAAAGAGATACACAAAAACTACAAAACTCTAACTTAATCAATGACTCATCTAGAGATAGTCGTCGACTAGCTCAGGTTGCTCGTCAG CTAATTTCTTTGTCCGGAAAAAGATGGCGGTAG